GGCGGTTCCGAAACCGGCTCGCCCGTGTATCCGGTTGGATAAATTACTTTGGTTTCGAGGGGAGCACCCAAAGGATTAGAAACAGGCGCCACGGGTTCTGGGTTCGGCAACTCACTGGGTTCTGAGGCAGTAGAAGTGCCAAAAATAATCCGCTTTTTTAAAGTTTCGTATTCTTCCTGCGTAATCGCTCCGGAATCGAACAAGGTTTTAAGTTCGTTCAGGGAGCGGATGGTGGAATTTTCGTTATCCATATTTTTAATTTCTCGGCTGGGTTTTCTAGCTTTTACGGAATTTTTAAAAATTAGACCTATTGCCCCATTTTATTCTGTTACTCTGCCCGTTCCAACGCGGCCATCAGGTGTTGGTGCATTTGCTGAAACAGGCTTACCGCTTCATTTATAAATGTTTCATCCAGCATTTGCTTGATGGTTTCATCGCCAGCTACTTCCATCTCACTTATTTTGTAAGTTTGTTCGTAAGGCCCACGTTCCAGCTTAATCAAATATTTTCCGTTCCAGGCAAACACCGTAATCTTAACCGCCGCATGCGGAATTTCAGTAACTACGCGCATAGTATTTAGGTTGTAAGTTTTAAGTGATAGGTTTTAAGTAGTAAGTATTATGTAGTAAGTAGTAAGTTTTAGTTTTATATGGTTTTAAGTAATTGGTTTTAAGCTCTAGGAAGGAAGTATAAGCGGTATAGCCTATATAAAAATAAAAACAACATTCGCCTTTGGGGGTGTCTCCACCACCAAAACGGGCCTAAAACCTACAACCTATAACCTACAACCTATAACCTAAACTCTACCAGAACTGCTCAATGGTTTTTAGTCGGTTACGCTCGTTTATTTTGTACGTTCGGTTGCGGCTGGTGCTGGTGATTATGGTTCCCGCCACAAATGCTCCGGCCGAATATTTTAAAAAAGTAAGGGTATTATCGCCGGGCTCTACGTTTAGCGCGTAATTGCCGGCGGCAATTACCGAAAAAAACAGGCCGCCGTTTTTCAAAAGCCGCCCCAGCAACTGCAAGCCCGTAGAAGCCGGGCTGGTGTTGGTTAAGCGTATTTTCCGGATATCGCGGAGCGGGATTTCAGTATCCCACATCACCAAGGAGTATTTATTGATGTCGGTAATCTGGCCGGAGTAAGCGCGTTTTTCGCCGACCAGTTTAAAGGTAATTTTGTTGCCGGTAAAAAAACGGAGGCGGCTTACTCTTCCGGGTTTATCCAGTACTAAAAAATATTTAGGGGCAATGGGCGCCGCATTTTCGGTGGCGGTAGCTTGGGTAGAATCTGCGGTTTGGCTAAAGCAGGAAAAAGCAACTGCAGGAAAAATAAAGGCGAGTACTAGTAAAAATTTAACCATTCCGTTTTCGTGCAAAAATTCGTTACCTGTTCTGGTTAACGGATGTAAATAGCAAAGGCAAGGTTGCTTTTATTAATTTTAAAAAAATAAAGATTATTCCATCCGGATGCCCATTTGCTGCATTAATTTACTGGCATTAAAACTGTTGCAAACCCCAGGATGCAACTTGTAATCAAACAATATTTTATCTCCTTCAATGGTACTGTTAAACGAATAATTCTGGATATAATCGGCATTTTCTTCGGCCATGTTGCCCAGTTCCAAGTCGTGAGTAGAAACCAACCCGGAGGCATTTTGTTCGTGCAACTGCCGGATTAAAGCTTGCGCGCCCAAATGCCGGTCGCGGGAATTGGTGCCTTTTAAAATTTCATCCAGGAAATAATACACTGGCGTGCCGGCGGCGGTTACGTCCAGCAACATTTTCAACCGTTTTAATTCAGCGTAGAACGACGACGTACTTTCGGCCAGATTATCTTCGGTGCGCATGGCCGTGTATACCTGGGCCGGGTAAGCCCGCATGCGCCGGGCGCTCACCGCCGAACCCGCAAAAGCCAGCACCAAATTAATGGCTAACGTGCGCAGAAAAGTACTTTTCCCCGACATGTTTGACCCCGTAATAATAAAAGTTTGGCCCGCCCCATCCATGGCAAAATTATTCGTTACACGGTACTTGGTAAAAATAAGCGGGTGCCCCAGCTCGGTAGCTTCCACTTCAAACGCTTGCTGACTAATTTCGGGTAAGGAATAATCCGGGTTAGCAAATTGAAAAGCGGCTAAACTGGCTAAGGCTTCCACTTCGGCTACTGCCAGCAACACGGGTTCCAAGTTGGCAGCCATGTTTTTTTTCCATTTTTCGAGCCGGAACATCCAGTAATAATCCCACATTAGAGTGCCATTCAGCAAAATGTTCATGTATACGTTAAGCCGCGCCGAAATGTACTGGATAATACCGGCCAGTTCGCTTAAGTAGCCGGAGGCGGTTTTAGATTTTAGCTGGAGTTGCTGCTGCAATGCCAGTAACCTGGGCGAGGTAAAAGTATGCGTTTCGATTTGGGCCAGCAAGGCCGTATAACTTTTTAATACTTCGTACATGCCGCTGCTTTGCTCGTAATATTGCTCCCGAAACATGGCGTACCGCGCATTTAAAATATACTGCACCAACATAAAACCCAATATAGGATAAGATGGAGTATCGAAGAACCACCAAGCCAAAATGCTGCCCACCGTTAAAACCGGTAAAACAAACAGCAAAACTTTTAGCCAGCCTTTATTTTTAAAAAAATCGGGGGCGTGCAGCCATTCAAAGAACAAGTTAGAATTTTGCTTCTCGTGTTTGTAGTGTAAGGCTTTTGCCTGTAATTCTTGCCGCCAACCGAGTTGCAGTGTTAATTCGGCCACGGCGGCCTGTCGCTCCCGGATAATTGCTTCGGTAGCCGGCGCTTTTAACCAACTAGCTAACTTATCCTTCCCGATGGCCGTAACGGCCCGGTTAAGTAACTGAAACAGAGAATGATTGCCAAAAATATCTAAGTCGGAAGTATATAAATGTTGCGGATTTACGTAGCGCTGGCCATTGTCGAAGCCAGCTAATTTGCCTTTCAAGCGTTCCGTTTCTTCGGCATTGATTTTTTTTAAAAATTCGTGATGGTATTGGTTATACCGCAACCGTTGGTGCCAGCGCAGCACTACTAAAAAAATCACGTAAAAAAACAGCACAGCCCCCCAGGCTAATCCGGTTAGATCTTGCTGGAAAAAATACACGATACTGCCAATACCCGCTATAAAAATAAACAAGCGCAACCACCCCACCTGGCTGCACTTTTGGCGGTACCGTTGTTCTTGTTGTTGGTTATCCTGGGTTAATTTTTGAAATATCTCGGAAGGTGATGCCTGCATGCTGAACAGATAACGACTAGATGTTAACGGAATATATAAGTACCCCGCCGGTAAAACAGGATAAATTTAAAAATCCAGCAATGTTAGTTAATTTAATCGGAAGTGAGGATTGGCAAATAGCTAATATTTCTTCGGCAGCTTAATTACTGCTTTTATCTGCTGTTTTTCTGAACTACATTTACTTAGTAAATTTTTAAATTTCTGCTGTTTTGACCACTGCCATCCGCAAAATTATCCACATCGACATGGACGCATTTTACGCGTCGGTGGAGCAGCGCGATAATCCGGAGTTGCGTGGCAAGCCCGTGGCCGTGGGCGGCTCCCGGGCCCGGGGTGTGGTAGCCGCGGCTAGCTATGAAGCCCGGCAATATGGCGTACATTCGGCTTTGGCTTCGCGTATTGCTATTCAGAAATGCCCCAACTTAATTTTTGTAAAGCCCCGTTTTGAGGTGTACAGCGCTATATCCCGGCAAATCCGGGAAATATTTTACCGCTACACTGACTTGGTAGAACCGCTTTCGCTAGACGAAGCTTACCTGGACGTAACCGAAAATAAAGTAGGTATGCCCTCGGCCTCCATAATCGCCAAAGAAATAAAAGCCAGCATTCTAACCGAAACCGGCTTAACTGCCTCGGCCGGCGTTTCTTTTAATAAATTTCTAGCCAAAATTGCCTCCGACCTGAATAAGCCCAACGGCTTTACTTTGGTAACACCCGATAAAGCCGCCGCTTTGGTAGCCAGTTTGCCCATCGAAAAATTTCATGGCATTGGCAAAGTAACAGCCGCTAAAATGCAACAATTAGGCATTAGTACCGGCGCCGACTTGCGCGAACGTTCCGAAGAAGAACTATTTAGGCTTTTTGGTAAAACCGGTCAGTATTATTACCGCATTGCCCGCGTGCAAGACGACCGGCCGGTGCAACCCCATCGCATCCGAAAATCTATCGGCTCGGAGCGCACCTTCGACGTAGATTTAGTGCAGGAAGAAGATTTGCTGGATAAGCTGCAATTTCTGGCCCAGGAAGTAGCCCAGGACATGGCACGTCTGCAAACGGCAGCCAAAACCGTTACTTTGAAATTAAAATATTTCGATTTTACCCAGCAAACCCGCAGTAAAACCTTACTGAGTTATTTAAATTCGTCGGATGCCCTATTTACCGTAGCCCGCGATTTATTGCGCACGCCCGCTTTACCACTTTACCCGGTGCGCTTACTGGGTATATCGGTTTCTAATTTACTCTACGCCCACGACCAACCCGTTTCACGCCAACTTACTTTCGACTTCTAAACCTTGATTTAAAGGATTAAAGGATTCTCAGGAGTGTTTCGAGATTTTGATTTTTGGGATTATTAAATTTATCCAGATTTTTAAAATTTATATTTTTTAAAATTCTTAATCGATCCACACGCCCATTTTGCCCATTTGGTAATCGCGCATGGCTTGCATGATCTCGGCCTGGGTATTCATCACAAAAGGGCCTTGGGCTACTACCGGCTCGTTATACGGTTCGCCATGCCCCAGAATAAGTGTGGTATATTCGGTAGCTTCTATCCGGATTTCTTCTTCATCCTGATTAAATTGAACTAAGTTATGCGTGCCCGCGGGTTCGCCATTTACGTTTACCTTACCCCGCACCACGTAACATAAAATACTGCGGTTGGCAGGCACTTGAGTGGTAAAAACGCCACCAGCTAGCAGTTCTAACCGGACAATTTGAATATCCGTCAGGGACGCTACGGGTCCTGGAGTGCCCGCCCAGTTACCCGAAACCGCATGGATGGTAACTTTACCTTCGTCCTGCACTACCGCCGGAATTTCTTCTTGCTGCAAGCCTACGTAATGCGGGGCTACCATTTTAAGTTTTGCGGGCAAATTAAACCACAACTGAATTACCTCTACGTTGCCGCCGTGTTCTTTAAAATCTTCCGACGAAACTTCCGCATGAATTAAACCCCGGCCCGCCGTCATCCATTGAATACCGCCGGCGCCAATAACACTTTCGCCGCTGCCGGTATCGCGGTGCACGATGTCGCCGGCCAGCACAAAGGTTAGCGTTTCAAAGCCCCGGTGCGGGTGCGGCCCAAAAGGCAATCCCCGGTTAAATGGCGGGTAAACCTGCGGACCATGATGGTTTAAAAATAAAAAAGGATCCAGGTAGTCGATTTGGTTTGAAGGCAAGGCCCGGTAAGTAACCAAATCGTGAATAGGAGCATAAACCGCCGTATGTATTTTTTTGATGGTGCGCATAATAAATTAATCAGCAGATTTTTTAAAATTTTAAAATATAACCATAAATACACGCAATTGTTGATTAAGCTTGTTTCAAAAATAGGTAACCAAACTCCCGAATAGGAAGTGTTGCTACCTTTTACCCAGGTACAAGCACCCGATTACTATTAATTAATGCAGCTATTAGTTTTATCTAATCTAGGTGAATACTCCGGTTTATTCTATTTATTAACCTTTTATCAATTAGAAGTGAATCAATTACTTACCCATTTTTAAAAAACTTTCGGCCCAGATTAAATCTTCGGGAGTGGTAATTTTTAAATTTTCGTAAGCTCCCGCAACCAGATTAATTTTTTTGCCCAGCCGTTCTACTACCGAGGCATCATCGGTAAAAGAGGATTCCTCCGGTAATTGATAGGCCTGTCGCAGCAATGCAAGCTGAAAGCATTGGGGCGTTTGCACCAAGCGGTATTCGGTCCGGTCCAGGGCTTCGCTGGTATTATTTTTTAAAATTCGGATAGATTCTTTTAAAGGTACGGCTACTACGGCATTGCCTTTTTGAGCGGCTACGGCAAAAGCCTCCTGAATAACCGCTACAGGCGCAAAAGGCCGCACGCCGTCGTGCACCGCCACTACGCCGTCGCCTGAAATTACGGCTAAACCATTTTTAACCGAAGCAAACCGCGAAGCGCCGCCCGCTACTACCTGGTGTGTTATAGTAAAATTATTATCAACGCAGAGTTTCTGCCAGAATAAAATCTGATCGGAGGGTAATACCAGTATTATTTTTATCTCTGGATTGTAGTCGTAAAATCGTTGAATGGTGTGCATTAAAATGGGTCGCCCTCCTACGGAGATAAACTGTTTAGGCAACTGGCTTTGCATGCGGGTACCCGAGCCTCCGGCTACCAAAATAACGAATTCCTGATTATTAATCGACATAAGGCCAAATATACAAAAACAAAAAACCCGCCGGCTAAACAACCAACGGGTTTTCAGAATAACTGTTTTACTGTCTAAATACCAGAATCTAACATCTAATATCTAACATCCAAAATCTAATTTTAAATAATCAACATGGCATCGCCGTAGCTAAAGAAATTGTATTTCTCTTTTACGGCTGCATTATAGGCTTCCATAATAAGTTCGTAACCACCAAAAGCCGCCGCCATCATTAATAACGTAGATTCGGGCATGTGGAAGTTGGTTAACAAAGCATTGGCAATCCGGAAATCGTGCGGCGGGAAAATAAATTTATCGGTCCAGCCTTGGTTGGGCTTCAACCGGCCGTTCGCCGATACCGATGACTCCAGCGCCCGCAAAGTGGTAGTACCAATAGAGCAAACGCGTTTTTTATTATCCAGCGCCTGGTTTACCAAAGTAGCGGT
The sequence above is a segment of the Adhaeribacter swui genome. Coding sequences within it:
- a CDS encoding MutS-related protein, which encodes MQASPSEIFQKLTQDNQQQEQRYRQKCSQVGWLRLFIFIAGIGSIVYFFQQDLTGLAWGAVLFFYVIFLVVLRWHQRLRYNQYHHEFLKKINAEETERLKGKLAGFDNGQRYVNPQHLYTSDLDIFGNHSLFQLLNRAVTAIGKDKLASWLKAPATEAIIRERQAAVAELTLQLGWRQELQAKALHYKHEKQNSNLFFEWLHAPDFFKNKGWLKVLLFVLPVLTVGSILAWWFFDTPSYPILGFMLVQYILNARYAMFREQYYEQSSGMYEVLKSYTALLAQIETHTFTSPRLLALQQQLQLKSKTASGYLSELAGIIQYISARLNVYMNILLNGTLMWDYYWMFRLEKWKKNMAANLEPVLLAVAEVEALASLAAFQFANPDYSLPEISQQAFEVEATELGHPLIFTKYRVTNNFAMDGAGQTFIITGSNMSGKSTFLRTLAINLVLAFAGSAVSARRMRAYPAQVYTAMRTEDNLAESTSSFYAELKRLKMLLDVTAAGTPVYYFLDEILKGTNSRDRHLGAQALIRQLHEQNASGLVSTHDLELGNMAEENADYIQNYSFNSTIEGDKILFDYKLHPGVCNSFNASKLMQQMGIRME
- the dinB gene encoding DNA polymerase IV; amino-acid sequence: MTTAIRKIIHIDMDAFYASVEQRDNPELRGKPVAVGGSRARGVVAAASYEARQYGVHSALASRIAIQKCPNLIFVKPRFEVYSAISRQIREIFYRYTDLVEPLSLDEAYLDVTENKVGMPSASIIAKEIKASILTETGLTASAGVSFNKFLAKIASDLNKPNGFTLVTPDKAAALVASLPIEKFHGIGKVTAAKMQQLGISTGADLRERSEEELFRLFGKTGQYYYRIARVQDDRPVQPHRIRKSIGSERTFDVDLVQEEDLLDKLQFLAQEVAQDMARLQTAAKTVTLKLKYFDFTQQTRSKTLLSYLNSSDALFTVARDLLRTPALPLYPVRLLGISVSNLLYAHDQPVSRQLTFDF
- a CDS encoding pirin family protein, producing MRTIKKIHTAVYAPIHDLVTYRALPSNQIDYLDPFLFLNHHGPQVYPPFNRGLPFGPHPHRGFETLTFVLAGDIVHRDTGSGESVIGAGGIQWMTAGRGLIHAEVSSEDFKEHGGNVEVIQLWFNLPAKLKMVAPHYVGLQQEEIPAVVQDEGKVTIHAVSGNWAGTPGPVASLTDIQIVRLELLAGGVFTTQVPANRSILCYVVRGKVNVNGEPAGTHNLVQFNQDEEEIRIEATEYTTLILGHGEPYNEPVVAQGPFVMNTQAEIMQAMRDYQMGKMGVWID
- a CDS encoding 2-C-methyl-D-erythritol 4-phosphate cytidylyltransferase, whose protein sequence is MSINNQEFVILVAGGSGTRMQSQLPKQFISVGGRPILMHTIQRFYDYNPEIKIILVLPSDQILFWQKLCVDNNFTITHQVVAGGASRFASVKNGLAVISGDGVVAVHDGVRPFAPVAVIQEAFAVAAQKGNAVVAVPLKESIRILKNNTSEALDRTEYRLVQTPQCFQLALLRQAYQLPEESSFTDDASVVERLGKKINLVAGAYENLKITTPEDLIWAESFLKMGK